In a genomic window of Nodosilinea sp. E11:
- a CDS encoding PAS domain S-box protein yields the protein MANSDSLQGTTNYPGIILIVNRVNGEGEHYESLLQLAGMTAGVVSESYDGPILEHCQTQVVEGILVECYAPDRRGLELIRHINTQLGDQCPPLIAIDSNDAYLAMAAIKAGATDYLVRGQFTADQLRQALRPAPEAADQPSEPEYYEQEHYKRDRFLAVGSDLEAIAGRDGYFHWVSPTFERILGWTPAEMTARPWVEFLHPDDIQLSVIEAERLLAGREVLAFENRYRHKDGTYRWLLWRCQWDIDQQVSYGTAVDISALKQSEVALNESHHLLEEQSHRFEAMLSTISDFVYLFDREGRFVFANQPLLDLWGLTLADVVGKNFYDLHYPEMLAAKHQAEIERVFATAEIVKDETAYTSPTGVGGIYEYIFMPLIEPAGVVQAVVGSTRNITDRKRDEAALQASEERFRLTANTVPEIIWITDHRGQVEFVNQQWSAYTGAAYEPTTAVEALVSFVHPDDVPLTLDAFNQALQTGELFRVEHRLRSAAGFYRWFLVQAEPYRDPQGGEIRRWFGTLVDIHDLKLAEAALRTSEAKYRSLFNSMDEGFCILEVIFDEQQQAIDYRYVEINPAFEHQTGLSNALGKSVRELVPNIEPFWFDTYGQVALTGEPTRFEDYAESMGRWFDVNAFRIGKPYERRVAVLFNDITETKQTAEQLHRSAQLDAFRVTLFDALRVLSDPISVQATACRLLGEALNASQVYYYEYNEDAGSGIVQDTYQQAGENSLVGAYQFADFPATHTLLNTGQLLVLPDIANAAVLPSQERARLHQLGLAALASVPLVKRRRLVAVFNVGQSSPRDWTPLEIAFIQETAERTWAAVARARAETRLSNSEAQFRLLVTTSSDTLYKMSADWSKRCTLDGQDFLAVPDQSQRTWLEQWVPADDQPQVMAAIDHAIRAKCSFELEHRIKRTDGTVGWTLSRAVPLLNEYNEIVEWFGAASDVTERKQLLEREQAARQQAERANRTKDEFLAILSHELRSPLNPILGWAKLLQTKTLDEAKTNRALATIERNAKLQAELIDDLLDVAKILRGKLEISDRSINLASVIEAAIDVVRTAIQAKAIRLKTTLNEDCLVRGDSVRLQQIIWNLLSNAVKFTPQGGQIDIQLEPVDYCAQITITDTGKGISPGFLPQLFDSFRQEDVSITRQYGGLGLGLSIVKYLVEAHGGNIVASSPGEGLGATFTLQLPLMEDSAQGPLVAPNAPRTIDLSGIKVLTVDDSPDTRDLLVTLLEQYGAEVRAEAGASAALPQLTRWRPDVLVCDIGMPDMDGYTLIQQIRRLPTEQGGQIPAIAVTAYARADDQQRALDYGFQKHLSKPIEPDQLLRAVADLA from the coding sequence TGGCCCCATCCTAGAGCATTGTCAGACTCAAGTAGTAGAGGGCATTTTAGTCGAGTGCTATGCCCCCGATCGCCGAGGTCTGGAGTTGATTCGCCACATCAACACCCAGCTGGGCGACCAGTGCCCACCCCTGATTGCCATCGACAGCAACGACGCCTACCTAGCCATGGCGGCCATCAAGGCGGGAGCGACCGATTATCTCGTCAGAGGCCAGTTTACGGCTGACCAACTCCGGCAGGCGCTGCGACCGGCACCGGAGGCGGCTGATCAACCGAGCGAGCCCGAGTATTACGAGCAAGAGCACTATAAGCGAGACCGGTTTTTGGCGGTAGGGTCAGATCTAGAGGCGATCGCAGGCCGCGACGGCTATTTTCACTGGGTAAGCCCTACCTTTGAGCGTATTTTGGGCTGGACACCGGCCGAAATGACGGCTCGTCCCTGGGTGGAGTTTCTGCACCCCGACGACATACAACTCTCGGTGATTGAGGCAGAACGTCTGCTGGCGGGCCGTGAAGTGTTGGCCTTTGAAAACCGCTATCGCCACAAAGACGGCACCTATCGTTGGCTGCTGTGGCGCTGCCAGTGGGACATCGATCAGCAGGTCAGCTATGGCACCGCCGTAGACATTAGCGCGCTCAAACAATCGGAAGTCGCCCTCAACGAAAGCCACCACCTTCTAGAAGAGCAATCCCACCGGTTCGAAGCCATGCTGTCAACTATTAGCGACTTTGTTTACCTGTTTGACCGCGAGGGCCGCTTTGTTTTTGCCAACCAACCTTTGCTCGACTTGTGGGGCCTCACCCTAGCCGATGTCGTCGGCAAGAACTTCTACGACCTCCATTACCCCGAGATGCTAGCGGCCAAACATCAGGCGGAGATTGAGCGGGTGTTTGCCACCGCTGAGATCGTCAAAGATGAAACAGCCTATACCAGCCCCACGGGCGTCGGTGGCATTTACGAGTATATTTTTATGCCCCTGATCGAACCAGCGGGGGTCGTTCAGGCCGTGGTAGGTTCGACCCGCAACATTACCGATCGCAAACGCGATGAAGCGGCGCTGCAAGCCAGTGAAGAACGGTTTCGGCTGACGGCTAACACCGTGCCAGAAATCATTTGGATTACCGACCACCGTGGGCAGGTTGAGTTTGTCAATCAGCAGTGGAGTGCCTACACGGGCGCGGCCTACGAACCAACCACCGCAGTGGAAGCTCTAGTCAGTTTTGTGCATCCTGACGATGTGCCCCTGACCCTGGACGCCTTCAATCAAGCACTTCAGACCGGGGAGTTGTTTCGGGTTGAACACCGGCTGCGATCGGCGGCGGGCTTCTATCGCTGGTTTTTGGTGCAGGCCGAGCCCTATCGCGATCCCCAGGGAGGCGAAATTCGGCGATGGTTTGGCACTTTAGTCGATATTCACGATCTGAAGCTAGCCGAGGCGGCCCTACGCACGTCAGAAGCTAAATATCGATCGCTGTTCAACTCTATGGACGAAGGTTTTTGTATTTTGGAAGTCATCTTTGATGAGCAGCAACAGGCGATCGACTATCGCTATGTCGAAATTAACCCCGCCTTTGAGCACCAGACTGGGTTGAGCAATGCCTTGGGTAAATCTGTTCGCGAGCTGGTGCCCAATATAGAGCCGTTTTGGTTTGACACCTACGGTCAGGTAGCCCTCACAGGAGAACCCACCCGGTTTGAAGATTATGCCGAGTCGATGGGGCGGTGGTTTGACGTCAATGCCTTCCGCATTGGCAAGCCCTACGAGCGGCGGGTCGCCGTTCTCTTCAACGATATTACTGAGACCAAGCAGACCGCTGAGCAGCTGCATCGCTCTGCCCAACTCGATGCCTTTCGCGTCACCCTATTCGATGCCCTACGAGTGCTGAGCGACCCCATTAGCGTGCAGGCGACGGCTTGTCGACTGTTGGGAGAAGCGTTGAACGCCAGTCAAGTCTATTACTACGAGTACAACGAAGACGCTGGCTCAGGCATTGTGCAAGATACCTATCAACAAGCCGGTGAAAATTCCCTGGTGGGGGCATACCAGTTTGCAGATTTCCCCGCTACCCATACGTTGCTCAACACCGGCCAGCTGCTGGTTTTGCCTGACATTGCCAATGCAGCAGTCTTGCCTTCTCAGGAGCGCGCCCGGCTCCACCAGTTGGGGTTGGCCGCCCTGGCCAGTGTGCCCCTGGTCAAGCGCCGCCGCCTGGTGGCGGTCTTCAATGTTGGGCAGTCGTCACCCCGCGATTGGACTCCTTTAGAAATTGCCTTCATTCAAGAGACGGCAGAACGCACCTGGGCCGCCGTGGCGCGGGCACGGGCTGAGACGCGCTTGAGCAACAGCGAAGCCCAGTTTCGGCTACTGGTCACCACCAGTTCCGATACGCTGTACAAGATGAGTGCCGACTGGAGCAAGCGATGCACCCTCGACGGTCAAGATTTTTTGGCCGTCCCTGACCAGTCCCAGCGAACCTGGCTGGAGCAGTGGGTTCCTGCTGATGACCAGCCCCAGGTGATGGCGGCCATTGACCACGCGATTCGCGCTAAATGCTCCTTTGAGTTAGAACACCGGATCAAGCGGACAGATGGCACCGTGGGGTGGACGCTGTCGCGGGCTGTGCCGCTGCTAAATGAGTACAACGAGATTGTGGAATGGTTTGGGGCGGCAAGCGATGTCACCGAGCGCAAACAGTTGCTAGAACGCGAACAGGCCGCTCGGCAACAGGCAGAGCGGGCCAATCGCACTAAGGATGAGTTTTTGGCGATTCTGTCCCACGAGTTGCGATCGCCCCTCAACCCAATTTTAGGCTGGGCTAAGCTGCTCCAGACTAAAACCCTCGACGAGGCCAAAACCAATCGGGCCTTGGCTACTATCGAGCGCAATGCCAAACTTCAGGCAGAGTTGATCGACGACCTGTTAGATGTGGCCAAAATTCTGCGAGGGAAGCTCGAAATCAGCGATCGCTCGATCAATCTTGCCTCGGTGATCGAAGCGGCCATCGACGTGGTAAGAACCGCGATTCAGGCCAAGGCCATTCGGTTAAAGACTACCCTCAACGAGGACTGTCTGGTGCGGGGCGACAGCGTTCGCCTACAGCAGATCATTTGGAATTTGCTGTCGAATGCGGTCAAGTTCACCCCCCAGGGGGGACAGATCGACATTCAGCTAGAACCGGTCGACTACTGTGCCCAGATCACCATTACCGATACCGGCAAAGGTATCAGTCCAGGGTTTTTGCCGCAGCTATTTGACTCCTTTCGCCAGGAAGATGTGTCGATTACTCGCCAGTACGGCGGTCTGGGCCTGGGCCTCTCGATTGTTAAATATCTGGTCGAAGCCCACGGCGGCAACATTGTTGCCAGCAGCCCAGGCGAGGGGCTCGGGGCCACCTTTACCCTCCAGCTACCGCTAATGGAAGACTCTGCCCAGGGACCGCTAGTGGCCCCGAATGCTCCTAGGACCATTGATCTGAGCGGCATTAAGGTGCTCACCGTTGACGACAGCCCCGACACCCGCGACTTGCTCGTCACCCTGCTCGAACAGTATGGCGCGGAGGTCAGAGCCGAGGCCGGGGCCTCGGCGGCCTTACCCCAGCTCACCCGCTGGAGGCCCGATGTGCTGGTGTGTGATATTGGCATGCCCGATATGGATGGCTATACGCTGATCCAGCAGATTCGCCGCTTGCCCACGGAGCAAGGGGGACAAATACCGGCGATCGCCGTCACCGCCTATGCCCGAGCAGACGATCAGCAACGCGCCCTAGACTATGGCTTTCAAAAGCATCTCTCCAAGCCGATTGAACCCGATCAGCTGCTCAGGGCTGTGGCTGACCTAGCCTGA
- a CDS encoding sodium:proton antiporter: protein MDIYILDLLVIGILLLAVTLGSGWIEKLPLSYALIYLIVGVLLSPYGFNLVQVRPDTELLERLTEFVVLVSLFSCGLKMNRPLNALAWNSTIRLIGFLMPISIFAIAAIGHFFLALDWGASILLGAILAPTDPVLASEVQLDDPQDYNELRFGLTSEGGLNDALAFPFVYFGLHWIENDNWQSWFGQWVAVDLIWAIAAGLVVGIGVARGICWLEQHFAKHHTVDELMEDFVGLSTILISYALAELAHGYGFLAVFVAGVVMYRQGLSPEQSASRLRFMERLEKLTEVGTILLLGSLLRIEPILRFAAPALLIAGSLLFVIRPLGAWVSTLGSSLHPSTRWFFGWFGIRGVGSLYYLTYALGQGLEGETGELIAWVTFITVAISVTLHGISSTPLLNWYEHHVENSNAR from the coding sequence GTGGATATTTATATTCTCGATCTGCTGGTAATTGGCATATTGCTACTGGCGGTAACTCTGGGATCTGGGTGGATCGAAAAGTTGCCCCTATCCTACGCCTTGATTTATTTGATTGTGGGGGTTTTGCTCAGCCCCTACGGTTTTAATCTGGTGCAGGTGCGGCCCGATACTGAGCTTTTAGAACGCTTGACAGAGTTTGTGGTCTTAGTTTCTCTGTTTAGCTGTGGCCTTAAAATGAACCGCCCGCTCAATGCCTTAGCCTGGAACTCTACCATTCGATTGATTGGCTTTTTGATGCCGATTTCCATTTTTGCGATCGCGGCCATCGGCCATTTCTTCTTAGCTCTAGACTGGGGAGCCAGCATTTTGCTAGGGGCAATTTTGGCCCCCACCGACCCGGTTTTAGCCTCTGAAGTGCAGCTCGACGACCCCCAAGACTACAACGAATTGCGCTTTGGACTTACCTCCGAGGGTGGCCTCAACGATGCCCTGGCTTTTCCGTTTGTCTACTTTGGGCTGCACTGGATAGAAAACGACAACTGGCAAAGCTGGTTTGGGCAATGGGTGGCCGTCGATCTGATCTGGGCGATCGCGGCTGGTTTGGTGGTGGGCATTGGTGTAGCCCGAGGCATTTGCTGGCTAGAGCAGCATTTTGCCAAACACCACACCGTTGACGAGCTCATGGAAGACTTTGTCGGCCTCAGCACCATTTTGATCAGCTATGCTCTGGCTGAGCTAGCGCACGGCTACGGGTTTTTAGCGGTGTTTGTTGCCGGGGTGGTGATGTATCGCCAGGGTCTTAGCCCAGAGCAATCAGCCTCCCGGCTGCGGTTTATGGAGCGACTCGAAAAACTGACCGAAGTCGGCACTATCTTACTGCTAGGGTCGCTGCTGCGCATTGAGCCCATCCTGCGGTTCGCGGCTCCAGCGTTGCTGATTGCCGGTTCACTGCTGTTTGTAATTCGTCCGCTGGGAGCCTGGGTGAGCACCCTGGGGTCGTCGCTCCACCCCTCCACCCGGTGGTTCTTTGGCTGGTTTGGCATTCGCGGTGTGGGGTCGCTCTACTACTTAACCTATGCCCTGGGGCAGGGGCTTGAGGGCGAGACGGGAGAACTGATCGCCTGGGTTACCTTTATAACCGTGGCCATTTCGGTCACGCTGCACGGTATTAGCTCAACCCCGTTGCTGAATTGGTATGAGCACCATGTTGAAAACAGTAACGCCCGCTAA
- a CDS encoding NAD(P)/FAD-dependent oxidoreductase, whose amino-acid sequence MLRLSQIKLPLDHPEAALEKAILKKLHLAAADLSGFTIVKRSYDARKKGNITLVYIVDVDTPKEKALLKRFRQDATVVPTPDTTYRPVAHAPEGFEHRPIVIGMGPCGMFAGLMLAQMGFRPIILERGKSVRDRSVDTFGFWLKKTLNPESNAQFGEGGAGTFSDGKLYSQVSDPQHYGHKVLTELVNAGANPEILYINKPHIGTYRLVKIVQTMRANIEALGGEIRFQTRVVDLDIDQGQVRGVRLENGDYLASDHVVLAVGHSARDTFQMLHERGVYLEAKPFSIGFRVEHPQSLIDRCRLGDQAGHPRLGAADYKLVHHCENGRSVYSFCMCPGGKVVAAASEPGRLVTNGMSEYARDESNANSAIVVGITPEDYPPGPLGGIALQRQIEERAFALGGGTYEAPGQLVGDFLANRPSTAFGQVTPSYKPGVKLGDLSASLPDYAIAALREAIPAFDHKIRGFAMADAVLTGIETRTSSPIRIKRNDRFESLNTAGLYPAGEGAGYAGGILSAGIDGIRVAEAVALSLVNG is encoded by the coding sequence ATGCTGCGCCTTAGCCAAATCAAACTGCCCCTCGACCACCCTGAAGCTGCCCTAGAAAAGGCAATTCTTAAAAAGCTGCATCTAGCAGCGGCAGACCTGAGCGGCTTCACTATCGTTAAGCGCAGCTACGATGCCCGCAAAAAAGGCAACATCACCCTGGTCTACATTGTGGATGTAGACACGCCCAAGGAAAAAGCCCTGCTCAAGCGGTTTAGGCAAGACGCCACCGTGGTGCCCACGCCCGATACAACCTACCGCCCGGTGGCCCACGCTCCCGAAGGGTTTGAGCACCGCCCGATTGTGATTGGCATGGGGCCTTGCGGCATGTTTGCGGGGTTGATGCTAGCGCAAATGGGGTTTAGGCCGATTATTCTAGAGCGAGGTAAGTCGGTGCGCGATCGCAGCGTTGACACCTTTGGCTTTTGGCTGAAGAAAACTCTCAACCCCGAGTCAAACGCGCAGTTTGGCGAAGGTGGCGCGGGCACCTTCTCCGACGGCAAGCTCTACAGCCAGGTGAGCGACCCTCAGCACTATGGCCACAAGGTGCTCACCGAGTTGGTGAATGCTGGGGCCAACCCCGAAATTCTCTATATCAATAAGCCCCACATTGGCACCTACCGCCTGGTCAAAATCGTGCAGACCATGCGCGCGAATATCGAAGCCTTGGGCGGCGAGATCCGCTTTCAAACGCGGGTGGTCGATCTGGACATCGACCAGGGCCAGGTGCGCGGCGTGCGGCTAGAGAATGGCGACTACCTGGCCAGCGACCATGTGGTGCTGGCGGTGGGCCACAGCGCCCGCGACACGTTTCAGATGCTGCACGAGCGAGGGGTCTACCTTGAGGCCAAGCCCTTTTCCATCGGCTTTCGGGTCGAGCATCCCCAATCGCTGATCGATCGCTGCCGTCTGGGTGACCAGGCCGGGCACCCCCGACTGGGGGCCGCCGACTATAAGCTGGTGCACCACTGCGAAAATGGGCGATCGGTCTATAGCTTCTGCATGTGCCCCGGCGGCAAGGTGGTGGCGGCAGCCTCCGAGCCAGGGCGGCTAGTGACCAACGGTATGAGCGAATACGCCCGCGATGAATCCAACGCCAATAGTGCGATCGTGGTTGGCATTACCCCTGAAGACTACCCACCGGGGCCGTTAGGGGGCATTGCCCTCCAGCGGCAGATCGAAGAACGGGCCTTTGCCCTGGGGGGCGGCACTTACGAGGCACCGGGGCAGTTAGTGGGCGACTTTTTGGCGAACCGTCCGTCTACCGCCTTTGGCCAGGTGACGCCCTCCTACAAGCCGGGGGTAAAGCTGGGGGATTTGAGCGCGAGTTTGCCCGACTATGCGATCGCCGCTCTACGCGAAGCCATTCCCGCCTTTGATCACAAAATTCGTGGATTTGCGATGGCCGACGCGGTGCTCACCGGCATCGAAACCCGCACCTCGTCGCCCATTCGCATCAAGCGCAACGACCGCTTTGAGAGCCTCAATACCGCTGGGCTCTACCCGGCGGGCGAGGGGGCAGGCT